A region of Bacillus solimangrovi DNA encodes the following proteins:
- a CDS encoding ABC transporter ATP-binding protein, producing the protein MITFENVSKSYLSQNALNNVDLRLPSGKIIGIIGENGSGKSTMLKLMAGLIRPTKGTVKVNNSPANRKISEIVTYLSELDAYYTIYTVKQTIDFFATQFKDFNLDKAYTIMEFMKLAPDQKVKNLSKGNRGRLKIVLSLARDVPYILLDEPFSGLDPMVRESVVKGLLSYIDLNKQTVIITTHEIQEVEALLDMIVVIRNGKILNMRNVEELHENEKKSVVEWLKKVYDAS; encoded by the coding sequence ATGATTACTTTTGAAAATGTATCAAAAAGTTATTTATCTCAAAATGCATTAAATAACGTAGACCTTCGGTTACCAAGTGGAAAAATCATTGGCATCATCGGAGAGAATGGTAGTGGGAAATCAACGATGTTGAAATTGATGGCGGGATTAATACGCCCTACAAAAGGAACAGTAAAGGTTAACAATTCTCCAGCAAACCGCAAGATCAGTGAAATCGTAACATATTTATCTGAACTTGATGCCTATTATACGATATATACTGTAAAGCAAACGATTGATTTCTTTGCTACTCAATTTAAAGATTTTAATTTAGATAAAGCATATACAATTATGGAGTTTATGAAATTAGCTCCAGATCAAAAAGTTAAAAATCTATCAAAAGGTAATAGAGGTCGTTTAAAAATTGTATTATCTTTAGCTAGAGATGTCCCATATATTCTTTTGGATGAACCCTTCTCAGGATTAGATCCTATGGTACGTGAATCTGTAGTTAAAGGTTTGTTATCATATATCGATCTTAATAAACAAACTGTAATCATAACTACTCATGAAATTCAAGAAGTTGAAGCTCTATTGGATATGATTGTTGTTATTCGAAATGGCAAAATATTAAATATGAGAAATGTAGAGGAATTACATGAAAACGAGAAAAAGAGTGTTGTTGAATGGTTGAAAAAAGTCTATGACGCTAGTTGA
- a CDS encoding DMT family transporter, giving the protein MELKTVLSIIVTVFFWASAFVGIRASLEDFSPQNLALLRFLVASLIFFVIAFFKKIRIPEKSDMIRIFLSGFIGIALYNFALNYGEQRIEAGIASFIVNTVPIFSALFSMFFLREKFYLRQWVGFLISLCGIILIAYRPETDFTIGVSVFVLLFAATTQAAMFTLQKPLTKKYSPLECTAYAIWSGTFTLLWFGSGLLNEIYAASISSTVTVIYLGIFPAAIAYLTWAYVLSRLSVSVATTFLYLVPVGATLIGWIWLREIPTLLSIGGGILVIIGVFFVNQNIRTSEKGKRIHIASLYK; this is encoded by the coding sequence ATGGAGTTAAAAACCGTATTATCTATTATCGTTACAGTTTTCTTTTGGGCATCTGCTTTTGTCGGCATCCGGGCAAGTCTTGAGGATTTCTCACCACAAAACTTAGCTTTGCTAAGATTTTTAGTTGCATCATTAATATTTTTTGTTATTGCATTTTTCAAGAAAATACGTATTCCAGAAAAAAGTGATATGATCCGAATTTTTCTCTCAGGATTCATCGGTATTGCATTGTATAACTTTGCATTAAACTATGGTGAACAAAGAATTGAAGCAGGAATTGCGAGTTTTATTGTCAACACAGTTCCAATCTTTTCAGCATTATTTTCTATGTTTTTTCTTCGAGAGAAATTCTATCTGCGACAATGGGTCGGATTCCTCATAAGTCTCTGTGGAATTATTCTTATTGCCTATCGTCCAGAAACAGACTTTACCATTGGGGTAAGCGTTTTTGTTCTACTGTTTGCAGCAACTACACAAGCAGCGATGTTCACCTTACAAAAGCCACTTACGAAAAAGTATTCTCCTCTAGAATGTACAGCTTACGCTATTTGGAGTGGAACGTTCACACTATTATGGTTTGGATCTGGTCTTTTGAATGAAATCTATGCTGCTTCAATTAGTAGTACTGTAACAGTTATTTATCTCGGTATATTTCCAGCTGCAATTGCTTATTTAACATGGGCTTATGTGTTATCACGATTATCTGTATCTGTTGCTACAACATTTTTGTACCTTGTACCCGTAGGAGCTACATTAATTGGATGGATCTGGTTACGAGAAATACCTACTTTATTATCTATCGGTGGAGGTATACTCGTCATTATAGGAGTATTCTTTGTAAACCAAAACATTAGAACAAGTGAAAAGGGTAAAAGGATTCATATAGCTTCATTATACAAATAA
- a CDS encoding alpha/beta fold hydrolase: MNNNITIKNDGFILNICIKGSGSPVLVVGSSIYYPRLFSNELYKNFQFIYMDHRGFVKSPRKLEPEDYTLDKILSDIEKVRTTLNLTTFSILGHSGHAFMALEYAKRYPNNIEKVILLNSAPSNSMQRQKCSHAFFEKDAIEERKQVLSKEMELLQRDIEIEPERRFSYMCIRMGAMSFFDYNFDSAYLWKDVYTNMEIIDYLWGVAFSDIDITNGLEKLNKPILLGLGRFDYLVAPITLWDSIIINNTQVKKVVFEESGHNPMLEEEFQFNGVLTKFLKDENESRY; this comes from the coding sequence ATGAACAATAATATTACAATCAAAAATGATGGTTTTATATTAAACATTTGCATAAAAGGTTCTGGAAGTCCGGTATTAGTAGTAGGAAGTAGTATCTACTATCCTCGTCTATTCTCAAATGAGTTATATAAGAATTTTCAGTTTATCTATATGGACCATAGGGGGTTTGTGAAGTCTCCAAGAAAGCTAGAACCCGAAGACTATACACTAGATAAAATTTTATCAGATATTGAAAAAGTAAGAACTACATTAAACTTAACTACCTTTAGTATTCTTGGGCATTCTGGACACGCTTTCATGGCATTAGAGTATGCAAAAAGGTATCCAAACAATATTGAAAAAGTTATATTGCTGAATTCTGCTCCGTCAAATAGCATGCAAAGACAAAAGTGCAGTCATGCATTTTTTGAGAAAGATGCTATCGAGGAAAGGAAACAAGTACTATCTAAAGAGATGGAATTATTGCAGAGAGATATTGAAATAGAGCCTGAAAGAAGGTTCTCTTATATGTGTATACGAATGGGAGCTATGAGCTTTTTTGATTACAACTTCGACTCAGCTTACTTGTGGAAAGATGTATACACGAACATGGAAATTATCGACTACTTATGGGGAGTAGCTTTTTCAGATATAGATATAACTAACGGTTTAGAAAAGTTAAACAAACCTATTCTATTAGGACTTGGTAGGTTTGATTACTTAGTTGCTCCAATAACTTTGTGGGATTCAATTATCATTAACAACACTCAGGTAAAGAAAGTAGTGTTTGAAGAAAGTGGTCATAACCCTATGCTTGAAGAGGAATTTCAATTTAATGGGGTTCTTACTAAATTTCTAAAAGACGAAAATGAATCCAGATATTAA
- a CDS encoding GntR family transcriptional regulator, with translation MENFQATKPIYMQLADRINHKIVRNELRAGEKLKSVREMAIESGVNPNTVQRTYSELERMNIVETKRGQGTFVTTNEAKLISLREELKNDHISRFIEQMTEMGFSKKEMVNGLQEYIIGEDE, from the coding sequence ATGGAGAATTTCCAAGCAACTAAACCGATATATATGCAATTAGCAGATCGAATTAATCATAAAATTGTAAGGAATGAATTACGTGCAGGGGAAAAATTGAAATCAGTTCGTGAAATGGCAATTGAATCCGGTGTTAATCCAAATACTGTACAACGCACGTACAGTGAATTAGAGAGGATGAATATTGTGGAAACTAAGCGAGGTCAAGGCACATTTGTTACTACCAATGAAGCTAAGCTAATCAGCTTGAGAGAAGAGTTGAAAAACGACCACATCTCAAGGTTTATTGAGCAAATGACAGAGATGGGATTCAGTAAAAAAGAAATGGTCAATGGGTTACAGGAATACATTATTGGGGAGGACGAGTAA
- a CDS encoding MFS transporter: MKTYSKSFKALWIGEIVSEFGGAAGGIINGLLLYELTGSKEWMGLLWFVYFIPSLILQGVSAPFLNHVIKEKVLRNIQLIRAGAYLLPLVGAFSGTDIGTIIGLVILQFILGLLQPIYASLSFSLLPEICKEKELIHANALLDGTIRLMSFIAPGITSLLLLLIPMHIIYGVSSVMFLTSFLALSIIPQLSTKKVATWTKKFWWEEMKEGYRTFFKYPHLLRLTILSSIVQFAVGATLVLSIPFIRGDLNGQHWEYAIFAGTFPVGYAIGMVLLSKLPKNYQTMYFGLIGGGISFILLYFVNLIPLAWICELFGGMLFPLFNAQSSAIFQQEAPRDRLTQLSAVRLLFLRVTMPLGILFASAPLFELNTRQIFAIVGMLIVIPGIYYLLASFSKQDNDLMEDTKQRTS, translated from the coding sequence ATGAAGACCTACTCTAAGTCTTTTAAAGCACTTTGGATTGGTGAAATTGTTTCAGAGTTTGGTGGAGCAGCTGGAGGAATTATAAATGGATTGCTTCTGTATGAACTGACTGGTTCAAAGGAATGGATGGGCTTACTTTGGTTTGTATATTTTATTCCTTCATTAATATTACAGGGGGTAAGTGCTCCGTTCCTAAATCATGTTATAAAAGAAAAAGTACTTCGAAACATTCAGTTGATTCGTGCAGGTGCCTACTTACTTCCGCTAGTCGGTGCTTTCAGTGGAACAGATATAGGAACAATTATAGGATTAGTCATTTTACAATTTATATTAGGTTTGTTGCAACCAATATACGCAAGTCTATCTTTTTCACTTCTTCCTGAAATATGTAAAGAAAAAGAACTTATTCATGCAAATGCATTACTAGACGGAACTATTCGGCTTATGAGCTTTATTGCTCCTGGAATAACTTCATTACTTTTGTTGCTCATTCCTATGCATATTATATATGGGGTTTCATCAGTTATGTTTCTAACTAGTTTTCTAGCACTTTCAATCATCCCTCAGTTAAGTACGAAGAAAGTTGCAACATGGACTAAAAAGTTTTGGTGGGAAGAAATGAAAGAAGGCTACCGTACTTTCTTTAAATATCCACATCTATTGCGACTCACTATTCTTTCTTCAATAGTTCAATTTGCAGTTGGAGCAACATTGGTTTTGAGTATTCCTTTTATTCGTGGAGATCTTAATGGTCAACATTGGGAATATGCAATCTTTGCTGGAACTTTCCCAGTTGGTTATGCTATAGGTATGGTTTTACTTTCGAAATTACCAAAAAACTATCAAACTATGTACTTCGGTTTAATCGGAGGAGGTATTTCATTCATACTGCTGTATTTTGTAAACCTCATTCCTTTAGCATGGATTTGTGAATTATTTGGAGGAATGTTATTTCCCCTGTTCAATGCCCAAAGCTCAGCAATTTTTCAGCAAGAAGCCCCCAGAGATCGTTTAACCCAACTAAGTGCAGTGCGATTACTATTTTTGCGAGTTACGATGCCATTAGGTATTTTGTTTGCTTCCGCTCCATTATTTGAATTAAATACACGTCAAATCTTTGCAATTGTTGGCATGTTAATAGTTATCCCAGGAATATATTACTTATTAGCTTCATTTTCTAAACAGGATAATGATTTAATGGAAGATACAAAGCAAAGAACAAGTTAA
- a CDS encoding O-methyltransferase, translating into MGMDSTWTEVDMYFINKLIAFDSNFDYVLKNNKKAGLPEIDVSPTQGKLLHLLAKMKGAKTILEIGTLGGYSSIWLGNALPDDGCLVTLEYNEKHVKVANENIKKAGLDHKIKIIEGPALETLPTLESKGFTSFDFIFIDADKPSNPYYLNWALKLSKPGTVIIVDNVVRNGHVVDSEGVDQSVLGTRQLIDLLSEEPRIDATAIQTVGSKGYDGFVIGIVKE; encoded by the coding sequence ATGGGAATGGACTCAACATGGACTGAAGTGGATATGTATTTTATTAATAAATTAATAGCATTCGATTCAAATTTCGATTACGTATTAAAAAATAATAAAAAAGCTGGTTTACCTGAGATTGATGTTTCACCTACTCAAGGTAAGCTATTACATCTATTAGCAAAGATGAAAGGCGCAAAAACGATATTAGAAATTGGGACGCTTGGTGGTTATAGTAGCATTTGGCTTGGTAATGCATTGCCAGATGATGGATGTCTCGTTACGCTAGAATATAATGAAAAACATGTAAAAGTAGCTAATGAGAATATAAAAAAAGCAGGACTTGATCATAAAATTAAGATAATTGAAGGACCAGCGCTTGAGACACTGCCTACTCTTGAATCAAAAGGATTCACTAGCTTTGACTTCATTTTTATTGATGCGGATAAACCAAGTAACCCTTATTATTTGAATTGGGCACTAAAACTTTCTAAGCCAGGAACAGTTATCATTGTAGACAATGTAGTACGTAACGGACATGTTGTTGACAGTGAAGGTGTAGATCAAAGTGTCTTAGGTACTCGTCAATTAATTGATCTCTTATCTGAAGAGCCACGGATTGATGCAACTGCAATTCAAACAGTCGGTTCAAAAGGATATGATGGTTTTGTTATTGGTATCGTAAAAGAGTAA
- a CDS encoding ArsR/SmtB family transcription factor — protein MKRLYPPQSTETISLQVESLSVWEVILGIAGYTHAKLRHTFNLDEKWTLDKDSMPSSLVEQLKIIQDTNFWYGMIMLQNELSSPSIQDFSKRLAEMPIDYFYDTLLPYNNRDAETIRKMTATNHQQVELFEKYATYFESHDYLSGYIRHLACYSHHDICELFNDTLNSWYKWVTQHEEWEKWIQALTFDQKQYNTLDILNPTEEIERITGGIKYIPEPSIWTVKLIPHVSYRPWILELRTHDTKLFFYPLKDEYFLESGVPSSELIRGHKALGDELRLKIIYQLLKGPLSLQEMSIHFNTSKTSLHHQLSIIKAAKFISVDKGIYSANASQINDFSGKLSQYLEGLQ, from the coding sequence ATGAAACGTCTTTATCCCCCTCAGTCAACCGAAACAATTTCATTGCAAGTAGAATCATTATCTGTTTGGGAGGTGATTCTTGGTATTGCAGGTTACACACATGCAAAACTTCGACATACATTCAATTTAGATGAAAAATGGACATTAGACAAAGATTCTATGCCATCCTCACTAGTAGAACAGTTAAAAATCATCCAAGATACTAATTTTTGGTATGGAATGATCATGCTCCAAAACGAACTATCATCACCATCTATTCAAGATTTTTCAAAGCGTCTTGCAGAGATGCCAATTGATTACTTCTATGACACACTATTACCTTATAATAATCGAGATGCAGAAACGATAAGAAAAATGACAGCCACCAACCATCAACAAGTTGAGTTATTCGAGAAGTATGCTACATATTTTGAATCTCACGATTACTTAAGTGGATATATTCGTCATCTTGCTTGCTACTCTCATCATGATATTTGTGAATTATTCAACGATACTTTAAATAGTTGGTATAAATGGGTAACACAACATGAAGAATGGGAAAAATGGATTCAAGCACTTACTTTTGATCAAAAACAATACAATACACTAGATATATTAAACCCAACTGAGGAAATTGAACGAATTACGGGTGGAATTAAGTATATTCCTGAGCCTTCTATCTGGACTGTTAAATTAATACCACATGTTTCATATCGTCCATGGATCTTAGAACTACGTACACATGATACTAAACTCTTCTTCTACCCTTTGAAAGACGAATATTTCTTAGAATCTGGTGTTCCGTCAAGTGAATTAATACGTGGTCATAAAGCATTAGGAGACGAACTTCGCTTAAAAATAATATATCAGCTTCTTAAAGGTCCTTTATCTCTTCAAGAAATGAGCATTCATTTTAATACATCTAAAACGTCATTACATCATCAGCTCTCTATAATAAAAGCAGCAAAATTTATTAGTGTTGATAAAGGAATCTATTCCGCAAACGCAAGCCAAATAAACGATTTTTCAGGAAAACTTTCTCAGTACCTTGAAGGTCTACAATGA
- a CDS encoding MDR family MFS transporter — MEIRRIHPISLTIIIGTLFARMATFMTIPFLAIYLTSAKGVSPGYAGAIIGVSSIVGLFGSFVGGYLSDLYGQEKVMKYSIFIWIFVFVGFALADSVMMFFILNALNGLCRSFFEPSSRALLSKVTKPKNKLLVFNLRYAAINVGAAVGPLIGLKIGSSSSTSAFFVTAVVYTVYFIVLIAMFSLHSTNNSSDSSSNERVTMAKALRVLSTDRVFLFAVIGLMVGVCGYSQFSSTIPQYLAHSPFFQNGVEVYSYLIVFNAVTVLIVQYPVTRIGKRYSALISIMIGTLTTSIGLLGFAFFTSVPLLFLSIFVFTVGEVMMFTMTDLFVDQISPHDMKGLYFGAMGFTAIGGSFGPWIGGLMLEYFGYTNNFALFSVLTLFPLLGFPVLLYVKTLMTSTKRKVEFSL, encoded by the coding sequence TTGGAAATAAGAAGAATTCACCCAATTAGTCTAACAATTATTATAGGTACACTCTTTGCACGGATGGCTACATTTATGACAATCCCATTTCTAGCAATCTATTTAACGTCTGCAAAGGGTGTTAGTCCTGGTTATGCTGGAGCTATTATTGGGGTTAGTTCGATAGTAGGTTTATTTGGTAGTTTCGTTGGTGGTTATTTATCAGATTTATATGGGCAAGAAAAGGTGATGAAATATTCTATTTTTATATGGATATTTGTTTTTGTCGGTTTTGCTTTAGCTGATAGTGTCATGATGTTTTTTATATTGAATGCTTTAAATGGTTTATGTCGTTCTTTTTTTGAACCATCTTCTCGTGCTTTGCTCTCGAAAGTAACTAAGCCAAAAAATAAACTGTTGGTGTTTAACCTTCGATATGCAGCCATTAATGTCGGTGCTGCAGTAGGCCCCTTAATTGGGTTAAAGATAGGAAGTTCATCTTCAACTTCTGCATTTTTTGTAACAGCAGTCGTATATACTGTTTACTTTATTGTTCTAATTGCGATGTTTTCTTTGCATTCAACTAATAATAGTTCTGATTCAAGCTCAAATGAAAGGGTAACGATGGCAAAAGCTTTGAGGGTACTAAGTACTGATCGTGTATTTTTATTTGCAGTCATTGGTTTAATGGTTGGGGTTTGTGGTTATTCTCAATTTAGTTCGACTATCCCTCAATATTTAGCCCACTCGCCATTTTTTCAAAATGGTGTAGAAGTGTACTCTTATCTAATTGTGTTTAATGCTGTAACAGTATTAATTGTTCAATACCCAGTAACAAGGATAGGAAAACGTTATTCGGCACTAATATCTATTATGATTGGAACGTTAACTACCTCTATAGGGTTACTAGGTTTTGCATTTTTTACTTCAGTGCCGTTATTGTTTTTATCAATATTCGTATTTACTGTCGGTGAAGTAATGATGTTTACAATGACAGATTTATTTGTTGACCAAATATCACCACATGATATGAAAGGGTTGTATTTTGGAGCTATGGGTTTCACTGCAATCGGAGGATCGTTTGGCCCTTGGATTGGGGGACTTATGCTCGAGTATTTCGGTTATACGAATAATTTTGCTTTATTTAGCGTGTTGACACTATTCCCTTTGCTAGGATTTCCCGTTCTTTTATATGTTAAGACTTTGATGACGTCAACGAAGAGGAAAGTAGAATTTAGTCTTTGA
- a CDS encoding NAD(P)-dependent alcohol dehydrogenase, with product MKAIICTKYGSPEVLQLNEVEKPTPKDNELCIKVKATTVTVADFRMRSFTIPPSFWLPARLTLGLTKPKNPILGVELAGEVESVGKDVKLFKEGDQVFAATLENFGAYAEYKCLPEDGPIALKPSNITYEEAAAIPIGARTALHYLRKCNIKNGQKILIYGASGSVGTYAIQLAKYFGAEVTGVCSSANLELVKSLGADKVIDYTEENFTRKLEMYDVILLAVDKCPFSICNRSLNKDGIYLNVTAPVKSLRMMWTSLISNKKIIVGQKPPEKAEDLAYLKQLIEKGVLKPVIDRNYPLEQIIEAHRYVDTGHKKGNVTITV from the coding sequence ATGAAAGCAATTATATGCACAAAATATGGATCACCCGAGGTTCTTCAGTTAAATGAGGTGGAAAAACCTACTCCTAAAGATAATGAACTATGCATAAAAGTAAAAGCAACCACAGTTACAGTTGCTGATTTCAGAATGCGAAGTTTCACAATTCCACCTTCTTTCTGGCTCCCTGCTCGATTAACCCTCGGTCTTACAAAACCTAAAAATCCGATTCTTGGCGTTGAACTAGCTGGTGAAGTTGAATCTGTTGGAAAGGATGTTAAGTTATTCAAAGAAGGTGATCAAGTATTTGCAGCTACACTTGAAAACTTTGGAGCATACGCTGAGTATAAATGCCTTCCTGAAGATGGACCAATTGCCTTAAAACCATCAAATATTACGTATGAAGAAGCAGCAGCTATTCCTATAGGAGCCCGAACAGCATTACACTATCTCAGAAAATGTAACATTAAGAACGGACAAAAAATTCTTATATATGGAGCTTCTGGAAGTGTAGGCACATACGCTATACAACTGGCAAAATATTTCGGGGCTGAGGTTACTGGCGTATGCAGCAGTGCAAATCTAGAATTAGTAAAATCTTTAGGAGCAGATAAGGTAATTGATTACACTGAGGAAAATTTCACAAGAAAACTTGAAATGTATGATGTGATTTTATTAGCAGTTGATAAATGCCCATTTTCTATTTGTAACCGATCACTGAACAAAGATGGAATTTATTTAAATGTTACTGCTCCAGTAAAAAGCCTACGAATGATGTGGACCTCTTTAATAAGCAACAAGAAAATCATAGTTGGGCAAAAACCTCCTGAGAAAGCTGAGGATTTAGCTTATCTAAAACAACTTATTGAAAAAGGAGTATTAAAGCCTGTAATAGATAGAAATTATCCGTTGGAACAAATTATTGAAGCTCATCGATACGTCGATACAGGACATAAAAAAGGAAATGTCACCATAACTGTATAA
- a CDS encoding VOC family protein, whose translation MKIEHIALWTKDIERLKGFYIKYFDATANLKYENKTKRFESYFLSFDSGCRLEIMQKSSIPDNKNDSIEEYIGLIHFAISVGEKGAVDSLTELLRSDGYTIISEPRTTGDGYYESVVLDPDENRIEITI comes from the coding sequence ATGAAAATTGAACATATAGCGCTATGGACAAAAGATATTGAACGGCTAAAGGGTTTTTATATCAAATATTTTGATGCTACAGCTAATTTGAAGTATGAAAATAAAACAAAAAGGTTTGAATCTTATTTTTTGTCTTTTGATTCAGGATGCCGATTAGAGATTATGCAAAAATCTTCGATTCCAGACAATAAAAATGATTCAATTGAGGAATATATAGGACTCATACACTTTGCTATTTCCGTAGGAGAAAAGGGAGCTGTCGATTCATTAACAGAACTGCTAAGGTCTGATGGATATACAATTATCAGTGAACCTAGAACTACTGGGGATGGATATTATGAAAGTGTCGTGTTAGATCCAGATGAAAATCGAATAGAAATAACAATTTGA
- a CDS encoding ABC transporter substrate-binding protein, translating into MKDLAYFQMRGYLYPREIKQTVTFKLKELEQVWYCNQKNVKIKIKRFVEDGRCTYHPGRGRGNPSRINFTNTFQQEFEHAVLQCIEHDHIESIFQLLQLPIPKSWVTNVSKEVNKLFGIQTTHQSKEVLRLAIFKRMVTLDPQYSAIDFENYLIQQLGSTLVIYDQQADTIYPHIAHRWQTDNDYRTWTFYLRKGVQFHHQRYLHSGDVKYTIERLKSGSSSLNWIVQDIKMIECVSPHTIRIHLSQSNPLFSRYMSTIHFSILPEDEPFDENKWIGTGPFQLKKRTDTMIVLEAFDQYFLERPLIDEIEFYLLPSETNTTMTIQLKGEEKKEETISKEDMIVGFRFLAFNLKRPSIVQRHSFRSALFHLLDMKQMWEDLGRTNFIEASSYFPWKSHQESKNKTLVKSLLQKSGYQGETLMIYSRDTPDEKEQAEWFMKEASSVGVQLQCIYFQMDDFYSSTIEQEADLLFAGEVTSDDYHFSFLDSFYNKSNIFQRFINQEHLHIIENFLEHIKYEPDFNKREAWIDKVEQYLRNEHLIVYQYHPIIQRMFHHLIQSTKFEAFGYDDFRKAWIEKK; encoded by the coding sequence ATGAAGGATTTAGCGTATTTTCAAATGCGAGGCTATTTATATCCTAGGGAAATAAAACAAACAGTGACATTCAAGCTTAAGGAGCTTGAACAAGTTTGGTATTGTAATCAGAAAAATGTCAAAATAAAAATTAAAAGATTTGTAGAAGATGGCAGATGTACTTATCACCCCGGTAGAGGGAGAGGAAACCCATCTCGCATCAATTTTACAAATACCTTTCAACAAGAATTTGAGCACGCTGTATTACAATGTATTGAACACGACCACATCGAGAGTATCTTTCAATTGTTACAGTTACCTATTCCAAAATCATGGGTAACTAATGTATCAAAAGAAGTCAATAAACTGTTTGGTATTCAAACGACACATCAATCGAAGGAAGTATTACGATTGGCAATTTTTAAAAGAATGGTCACCTTAGATCCACAATACTCTGCTATTGATTTTGAAAACTATTTGATTCAACAATTAGGAAGTACACTTGTTATCTATGATCAACAGGCGGATACCATTTACCCACATATCGCCCATCGTTGGCAAACTGACAATGACTACAGAACTTGGACATTTTATTTAAGGAAAGGGGTTCAGTTTCATCATCAACGTTATTTACATAGTGGTGATGTAAAATATACAATTGAAAGACTAAAAAGCGGATCATCTTCTCTAAATTGGATCGTACAAGATATCAAAATGATTGAATGCGTTTCTCCACACACTATTCGGATTCATTTATCTCAATCAAATCCACTTTTCAGTCGGTATATGAGTACAATTCATTTTTCTATTCTTCCAGAGGATGAACCGTTTGATGAAAACAAATGGATTGGCACAGGTCCATTTCAACTAAAAAAACGTACTGATACGATGATTGTGCTAGAGGCGTTTGATCAATATTTCCTTGAAAGACCGTTAATCGATGAGATTGAATTTTATCTTTTGCCTAGCGAAACAAATACTACAATGACAATTCAACTCAAAGGAGAAGAGAAAAAAGAAGAAACGATAAGTAAGGAAGATATGATAGTAGGTTTTCGATTTCTTGCCTTTAATTTAAAGCGACCATCAATTGTCCAACGTCATTCCTTTAGGTCAGCACTATTTCACCTACTAGATATGAAGCAAATGTGGGAGGATCTAGGCAGAACAAATTTCATAGAAGCATCCAGCTATTTTCCGTGGAAATCACATCAAGAATCTAAAAATAAAACTCTAGTAAAATCGTTACTACAGAAATCAGGTTATCAAGGTGAAACATTAATGATATATTCAAGAGACACCCCTGATGAAAAAGAACAGGCCGAATGGTTTATGAAGGAAGCCTCTTCAGTAGGTGTTCAACTTCAATGTATTTACTTTCAAATGGATGATTTCTATTCATCAACCATTGAACAAGAAGCTGATTTACTTTTTGCAGGCGAGGTGACATCAGATGATTATCATTTCTCGTTTTTAGATTCGTTTTATAATAAATCAAATATTTTCCAAAGATTTATTAACCAAGAGCACTTACACATCATTGAAAATTTCCTTGAACATATTAAATATGAACCAGATTTCAATAAACGGGAAGCATGGATAGATAAAGTTGAGCAATATTTAAGAAATGAGCATCTTATTGTGTATCAATATCACCCAATCATTCAACGTATGTTTCATCATTTAATTCAAAGTACTAAATTCGAAGCTTTTGGATATGATGACTTTCGGAAAGCATGGATAGAAAAAAAATAG